In the genome of Vicinamibacteria bacterium, the window TTCCGCGGCTTCAGGGTGCCGCGGACGAAGCGATCCGGATCGCGCGCTGGCACGAGGGCTCCGAGATCCTCCTCGGACCGGTCGCTACCCAGGAGCGTTTCCTCGCCGGCGTTCGCAAGGCGCAGTTGATCCACTTCGCAGGACACGCGGTCACGAATCCCGAGTTGCCGATGCTCTCATTTTTGGTCTTAGCGCCCGGAAGCGGCGACAGTGGCGTTCTCGCGGCGCACGAAATTCAGAACCTGGATCTGTCGCGCACCCGCCTGGTGGTGCTGGCGGCGTGCAGCACGGCGACAGGTGAGATCTCGGTCGGCGAAGGAGTCCTGAGCCTTGCCCGGCCATTCCTCGCCGCCGGCGCGTCCGCGGTCGTCGCCAGCCTGTGGGACGTCGACGATGAGGCCAGCACGTCTCTCCTCGTGGCTTTCCATCGCTTGCTGGCCTCCGGAATGCTGCCCGCCGAGGCGCTGCGCTCGGCCCAGGTCGAGTTTCTCGACACGAGCGAAGAGATGCGGCGTCGTCCTGACGTCTGGGCGGCGTTCCAGTTCATCGGTGGTTTATGATCTCAGCACCCTTGGAAAGGAGAATTCATGAAACTCACGATCGATTTCTACGGTCTTTGTGCGGTGGTTCGGGATGCCAAGAAGGACACGAAAGCCAAGAATGTGGACGTGCTCCTTCTGGCTGCGGAGAAGACGCGCTATTCGACGCGTCGACATGATCCGCTGTTGGTCTTTGCTCATGCCAATCTGGAGAGCGCTTCCGATCATGAGCACTCGACGTTCCAGCTACCGAACGGCGGCGCTCTGCTCTGTGTCTGTTCTCTGAGAGGACGGGTGCTGACGATTCGTCCAGATGACCGCGATCCCGGCACGGACGCACTCAAGGTCCGTCTGGATACGTTGCCGGATCTGGACGAGACGGCTCACGCCGGCGAGATTGATCCCGCCTGCCTCGGCACGAGCCCCCAGCCCATGCCCATTTCCGCCCGCGTGAGGCTCGGAGAGGGTAAGGTGACGTGTCCCAAGAAGTCGCAATTACCAACGGAGTGGAGCTTTCACCCCCCACTCGATGGCGAGGATTGCTACGCCAAGAAGTTTTCTAACTGGTTTCGGTATATTCTAGACGTCGAAGCCGATTCCATCGTTCTCGAGGCCCGTTCGTTCGACCGCACCGATGTAAAAACTCTGGAATTGATATCGGTAACCGATGGTGAGGGGAATATCATCGAGCCCGTGCTCTCCATTTCCAACTATCCGGCCATGCTGCCGGCGTCTCACGACGATCGCACGGAAAGTCACAACCTGGCCTATTACGACTTATCCAAGAATCGTCCCAGTATGCGCCCCGTACCTGTTCCCAATGCGACCTGCTCACCGCCATCCGGGGATACGCACGTGGCCCACCTCGGCCCAGGGGAGGTCGGCTGCTCGCCCATGAAGATGCATACCTGACGCAAACGTTTCGGATGGAGGTGAAAGATGGACGAAGACCGATTCGACGCGAAGTATCGATCCATTCCCAAGGATCAGATGGATTTGCCGGTGACCTTCTCCATCGACGGCCGCAAGTTGCGGCTGCGGGAGCTCCTGGATCGCGACGAGCCCGATTTCCTTTGGCCCGAGCAGCTCAGCGAGAGGCAGCTTCAAGACTTGACGGCCGACCGCGTGGCCGCGCAGGAGGAGTTCCTCATCGGCATGCTCGGCGTCGGCGAGATTGACAAGGATCGGGCGATCGCGGCGATCGCGGATCCGGCCAGCGACGTGGGCCGGGCTCTCCTCGACGTCGAGGGCAGGACGATCGCTCGCGTCCTGCGCAGGGCCTCGACCGAGAAAGGCTGGCCTCTTCCAGACCGGGCGACTAGGAGAAATGGACATGGCTAAGTGGGTCGTGGCTATAGAGCCGGCAAGAGATCCAGTGGCGAGCGCCACTTATCAACATCGCCGCCAGAGAGTCTATCCCCATGTCGGAGATCTTCAGATCGCAATGCTCGATGGCCAGCTTGCGGAAAGAACCAAGATCAAACCGGCTTTGCAGAACGCGGAGGTCGTCTACGTCACCGGATCCGGTCACGGAGTCAAGCGCGCCTTCCTCGATCGCCCCACGAATGGTACTGCCCTTCTCCACGGCGACCACAACGACGACTTCGCCGGCAAAATCGTCCACCTCTTGTCCTGCTGGGCGGCCGAAGGCCTCGGACCCGAGCTGCGACAGGACGGCTGCCGGCTCTTCG includes:
- a CDS encoding CHAT domain-containing protein, producing the protein PRLQGAADEAIRIARWHEGSEILLGPVATQERFLAGVRKAQLIHFAGHAVTNPELPMLSFLVLAPGSGDSGVLAAHEIQNLDLSRTRLVVLAACSTATGEISVGEGVLSLARPFLAAGASAVVASLWDVDDEASTSLLVAFHRLLASGMLPAEALRSAQVEFLDTSEEMRRRPDVWAAFQFIGGL